One Glycine soja cultivar W05 chromosome 2, ASM419377v2, whole genome shotgun sequence genomic region harbors:
- the LOC114379409 gene encoding glutathione S-transferase U18-like translates to MAERDLRLLGAWFSPFALRVQIALNLKGLDYEVVEETLNPKSELLLKSNPVHKKIPVFFHGDKVICESAIIVEYIDEVWSNNALSILPQNAYDRANARFWVSYIDDKWLTSLKSVLATEDDEAKKLHFEQAEEVLEKVEEVFNKCSEGKAYFGGDTIGFVDIGFGSFLSFIRVSENMNERKLLDETKHPGLTLWAETFAADPAVKGLLPETEKLVEFAKILQLKWAAAAAAK, encoded by the exons ATGGCTGAAAGGGACTTGAGGCTTTTGGGTGCTTGGTTCAGTCCATTTGCCCTGAGGGTGCAGATTGCCCTTAACCTCAAGGGTTTGGATTATGAGGTTGTTGAAGAGACTTTGAATCCCAAAAGTGAATTGCTTCTTAAGTCCAACCCTGTGCACAAGAAAATCCCAGTTTTCTTCCATGGAGATAAAGTCATATGTGAATCTGCAATCATAGTTGAGTACATAGATGAGGTTTGGTCCAACAATGCTCTCTCCATCCTTCCACAAAATGCATATGATCGAGCTAATGCCCGATTTTGGGTTTCTTACATCGATGACAAG TGGCTTACGTCCTTGAAAAGTGTTCTAGCGACTGAAGATGATGAGGCAAAGAAGCTACACTTTGAGCAAGCGGAAGAAGTGCTTGAGAAGGTGGAAGAAGTGTTCAACAAGTGCAGTGAAGGGAAGGCCTATTTCGGAGGAGATACGATTGGATTTGTTGACATTGGTTTTGGAAGCTTTTTGAGTTTCATTAGAGTCTCAGAGAAtatgaatgaaagaaaattgCTTGATGAAACGAAGCACCCTGGTTTGACCCTATGGGCTGAAACTTTTGCTGCTGATCCTGCTGTGAAGGGCCTTCTGCCAGAGACTGAAAAGCTTGTTGAGTTTGCAAAGATTCTTCAGCTAAAATGGGCTGCTGCAGCTGCTGCAAAGTAA
- the LOC114379396 gene encoding tetratricopeptide repeat protein 38-like isoform X1, producing the protein MAEGVKLEDRWGYYVATSSQACVSAINSYYHQVLIYGRERSVILEAVAHDKHCVLANILAAHFLHSSGSSRALTCLHAAKSNLEHATLYEKLVFDAISYMLSEDRDDDVAVELHSKLLKEFPRDLVSLKRAQVICFYMGLPGLSLSLIQKVLPHNEGENFIYGMLAFPLLELGRMEEAEKAAKRGFEINKQDSWAQHALCHVLQYKCCFREAVKFMEECSSSWGSSSFMLTHNWWHVALCYLEGNAPRQRVLEIYDNYIWKELDRNDSMSAEVYLNAAGLLLRLYVRGELDIIGDRLKMLAECLTNQENWYMEWHFDVLIVWTLAKTGEISKAEDLLKGLKNRFLRMTKKKQQRMQRGMMLAEALYAYGIADDRRGLELLDPDFDATDYKIIGASDEQVDVFNEVWYNMLLNIGNALKAIEVLEKQIKKRDGVPYLWRLLERAYKLANKPEERIANEKATALESRYFN; encoded by the exons ATGGCAGAAGGTGTGAAATTGGAGGACAGATGGGGATACTATGTTGCAACTTCTTCTCAGGCATGCGTTTCAGCCATCAACTCTTACTACCATCAG GTTCTCATCTATGGCAGAGAGAGGTCTGTGATTCTGGAAGCAGTGGCACATGACAAACACTGTGTCTTGGCCAACATCTTGGCAGCACATTTCCTTCACTCTTCTGGCTCTTCCCGTGCTCTCACTTGTCTTCATGCCGCTAAGTCCAACCTT GAACATGCCACCTTGTACGAGAAACTAGTTTTCGATGCCATCAGTTATATGCTATCTGAAGATAGAGACGATGATGTAGCTGTTGAATTGCATTCCAAG cttCTGAAAGAGTTCCCAAGAGATCTGGTTTCTCTAAAGAGAGCACAAGTCATATGCTTCTACATGGGTCTGCCTGGTCTTTCTTTATCTCTTATTCAAAAG GTTCTGCCTCACAATGAAGGAGAAAATTTCATATATGGCATGCTTGCTTTTCCTTTGCTTGAGCTTGGACGGATGGAGGAAGCTGAGAAAGCTGCCAAAAGGGGATTTGAAATCAATAAGCAAGACAGCTGGGCACAGCATGCT TTATGCCATGTTCTTCAGTATAAGTGCTGTTTTAGAGAAGCTGTTAAGTTCATGGAAGAATGTTCATCATCATGGGGTTCTTCATCTTTTAT GCTGACACACAATTGGTGGCATGTAGCACTTTGCTACTTAGAAGGTAATGCCCCGAGACAAAGAGTGCTAGAGATATATGACAATTATATATGGAAGGAGCTAGACAGAAATGATTCTATGAGTGCAGAG GTTTACTTAAATGCTGCGGGTCTGCTTTTGCGGTTGTATGTACGTGGTGAATTGGATATCATTGGTGATCGTCTCAAGATGCTTGCGGAATGCCTAACTAATCAA GAAAACTGGTATATGGAGTGGCACTTTGATGTATTGATAGTGTGGACTTTGGCAAAGACTGGAGAAATTTCAAAAGCAGAAGATCTTCTTAAGGGCTTAAAAAACAG GTTTTTGAGGATGACTAAAAAGAAGCAACAACGGATGCAGAGAGGAATGATG CTTGCAGAAGCACTTTATGCGTATGGAATAGCTGATGATAGGCGTGGGCTAGAATTACTTGATCCAGATTTCGATGCCACTGATTATAAG ATCATTGGGGCATCTGATGAACAAGTGGACGTATTCAATGAAGTTTGGTATAATATGTTACTGAATATTGGAAATGCGTTGAAGG CAATTGAAGTGTTAGAGAAGCAAATCAAGAAGAGGGATGGCGTCCCCTACTTGTGGCGTCTACTA GAGAGGGCATACAAACTAGCTAACAAGCCAGAAGAAAGAATTGCGAACGAGAAGGCCACGGCTTTGGAGAGTCGTTACTTCAATTAA
- the LOC114379385 gene encoding LEAF RUST 10 DISEASE-RESISTANCE LOCUS RECEPTOR-LIKE PROTEIN KINASE-like 1.5: protein MSPSIFTIILLSFLLFSTPSKSQTPSCSSNLNTSTHTCPPFPSNNPPYPFSSTPGCGHPSFHLTCSTPHSQISINNFSFSILSYNPNTSSITLSPHQQHPNNIFPSIPTHPINLSSTPFRISAATCSRLSFLRPCFPPPPLPNCSHSPFQCHLLKNPSHLLHDCASTHHHSSSDTDQSSACQTDILGFLEELLQTGIQLDWDETRDPYFTNCSSCRSTNNGICGFNFSSPNYPFQCFHFHPESTLSPPWFRKFKPSKIAIFTTIITLTSLILIISVTTAMLRRSKASSATQQDPNTLFLHNHRSASLLPPAFTYEDLALSTNNFDSKRIIGDGGFGSVYLANLRDGRLAAVKYLHRHHAVSAAFSTKSFCNEILILSSINHPNLVKLHGYCSDPRGLLLVYDYIPNGTLAEHLHNRKGSLTWQVRLDIALQTALAMEYLHFSVVPPIVHRDITSSNIFVERDMRIKVGDFGLSRLLVVQDNNTTSSSNGFVWTGPQGTPGYLDPDYHRSFRLTEKSDVYSFGVVLLELISGLRAVDQNRDKREMALADLVVSRIQMGQLHQVLDPVLDCADGGVAAVAELAFRCVAADKDDRPDAREVVEELKRVRNRAVTAAKE from the coding sequence ATGTCTCCATCCATCTTCACCATCATTCTCCTCTCCTTCCTCCTCTTCTCCACACCTTCCAAGTCTCAAACACCATCATGCTCTTCCAATTTAAACACAAGCACACACACCTGCCCTCCATTTCCTTCTAATAATCCCCCTTACCCATTCTCATCTACTCCAGGCTGTGGCCACCCTTCCTTCCACCTAACTTGCTCCACCCCTCACTCCCAAATCTCCATCAACAACTTCTCTTTCTCCATCCTCTCCTATAACCCCAACACCTCCTCCATCACTCTCTCCCCTCACCAACAACACCCCAACAACATTTTCCCTTCCATCCCCACTCACCCCATCAACCTCTCTTCCACCCCTTTCCGCATCTCCGCCGCCACCTGCTCCCGCCTCTCCTTCCTCCGCCCCTGCTTCCCCCCTCCTCCCCTCCCCAACTGCTCCCACTCCCCCTTCCAATGCCACCTCCTCAAAAACCCCTCCCACCTCCTCCACGACTGCGCTTCCACCCACCACCACTCCTCCTCCGACACCGACCAGTCCTCCGCCTGCCAGACCGACATCCTCGGCTTCCTCGAAGAGCTCCTCCAGACCGGAATCCAGCTCGACTGGGACGAAACTCGTGATCCTTATTTCACCAACTGCTCCTCCTGCCGTTCAACCAACAACGGCATCTGCGGCTTCAATTTTTCCTCCCCAAACTACCCTTTCCAGTGCTTCCATTTCCACCCCGAATCCACACTCTCCCCTCCCTGGTTCCGCAAATTTAAACCCAGCAAAATCGCCATCTTCACCACCATCATCACCTTAACCTCCCTAATCCTTATAATTTCAGTCACCACCGCCATGCTCCGCAGATCAAAAGCTTCATCAGCAACACAACAAGACCCTAATACCCTCTTCCTCCACAACCACCGCTCCGCAAGCCTCCTCCCTCCCGCTTTCACCTACGAAGATTTAGCTCTTTCAACCAACAACTTCGATTCAAAACGGATAATCGGCGACGGCGGGTTCGGCTCCGTCTACCTAGCAAACCTCCGCGACGGGCGGCTCGCCGCGGTGAAGTACCTCCACCGCCACCACGCCGTTTCCGCCGCGTTCTCCACCAAATCCTTCTGCAACGAGATTCTCATCCTCTCTTCCATCAACCACCCGAACCTCGTGAAGCTTCACGGATACTGTAGCGACCCGAGGGGGCTTCTTTTAGTCTACGATTACATCCCTAACGGAACCCTAGCGGAACACCTGCATAACCGTAAGGGCTCGCTGACGTGGCAGGTGAGGCTCGACATCGCGTTGCAAACGGCGTTAGCGATGGAGTATCTTCACTTCTCGGTGGTGCCGCCGATTGTGCACAGGGACATAACGTCGTCGAATATTTTCGTGGAGAGGGATATGAGGATTAAGGTTGGGGATTTTGGACTTTCGAGGCTTTTGGTGGTGCAGGATAATAACACCACGTCGTCTTCGAACGGGTTTGTGTGGACCGGGCCGCAAGGGACGCCGGGCTATTTGGACCCAGATTATCACCGGTCCTTCCGGTTAACCGAGAAGAGTGACGTGTACAGTTTTGGAGTGGTGTTGCTGGAGCTTATTTCGGGGCTGAGAGCGGTTGATCAGAATAGGGACAAGCGCGAAATGGCGCTTGCGGATTTGGTTGTTTCGCGGATCCAGATGGGGCAGTTACATCAAGTGCTCGACCCGGTTCTTGACTGCGCCGACGGCGGCGTTGCCGCCGTCGCGGAGCTTGCTTTCCGGTGTGTCGCGGCCGATAAGGACGACAGGCCGGACGCCAGGGAGGTGGTGGAGGAGCTGAAGCGGGTGCGCAACAGAGCCGTTACGGCGGCGAAGGagtga
- the LOC114379396 gene encoding tetratricopeptide repeat protein 38-like isoform X2, translating into MAEGVKLEDRWGYYVATSSQACVSAINSYYHQVLIYGRERSVILEAVAHDKHCVLANILAAHFLHSSGSSRALTCLHAAKSNLEHATLYEKLVFDAISYMLSEDRDDDVAVELHSKLLKEFPRDLVSLKRAQVICFYMGLPGLSLSLIQKVLPHNEGENFIYGMLAFPLLELGRMEEAEKAAKRGFEINKQDSWAQHALCHVLQYKCCFREAVKFMEECSSSWGSSSFMLTHNWWHVALCYLEGNAPRQRVLEIYDNYIWKELDRNDSMSAELYVRGELDIIGDRLKMLAECLTNQENWYMEWHFDVLIVWTLAKTGEISKAEDLLKGLKNRFLRMTKKKQQRMQRGMMLAEALYAYGIADDRRGLELLDPDFDATDYKIIGASDEQVDVFNEVWYNMLLNIGNALKAIEVLEKQIKKRDGVPYLWRLLERAYKLANKPEERIANEKATALESRYFN; encoded by the exons ATGGCAGAAGGTGTGAAATTGGAGGACAGATGGGGATACTATGTTGCAACTTCTTCTCAGGCATGCGTTTCAGCCATCAACTCTTACTACCATCAG GTTCTCATCTATGGCAGAGAGAGGTCTGTGATTCTGGAAGCAGTGGCACATGACAAACACTGTGTCTTGGCCAACATCTTGGCAGCACATTTCCTTCACTCTTCTGGCTCTTCCCGTGCTCTCACTTGTCTTCATGCCGCTAAGTCCAACCTT GAACATGCCACCTTGTACGAGAAACTAGTTTTCGATGCCATCAGTTATATGCTATCTGAAGATAGAGACGATGATGTAGCTGTTGAATTGCATTCCAAG cttCTGAAAGAGTTCCCAAGAGATCTGGTTTCTCTAAAGAGAGCACAAGTCATATGCTTCTACATGGGTCTGCCTGGTCTTTCTTTATCTCTTATTCAAAAG GTTCTGCCTCACAATGAAGGAGAAAATTTCATATATGGCATGCTTGCTTTTCCTTTGCTTGAGCTTGGACGGATGGAGGAAGCTGAGAAAGCTGCCAAAAGGGGATTTGAAATCAATAAGCAAGACAGCTGGGCACAGCATGCT TTATGCCATGTTCTTCAGTATAAGTGCTGTTTTAGAGAAGCTGTTAAGTTCATGGAAGAATGTTCATCATCATGGGGTTCTTCATCTTTTAT GCTGACACACAATTGGTGGCATGTAGCACTTTGCTACTTAGAAGGTAATGCCCCGAGACAAAGAGTGCTAGAGATATATGACAATTATATATGGAAGGAGCTAGACAGAAATGATTCTATGAGTGCAGAG TTGTATGTACGTGGTGAATTGGATATCATTGGTGATCGTCTCAAGATGCTTGCGGAATGCCTAACTAATCAA GAAAACTGGTATATGGAGTGGCACTTTGATGTATTGATAGTGTGGACTTTGGCAAAGACTGGAGAAATTTCAAAAGCAGAAGATCTTCTTAAGGGCTTAAAAAACAG GTTTTTGAGGATGACTAAAAAGAAGCAACAACGGATGCAGAGAGGAATGATG CTTGCAGAAGCACTTTATGCGTATGGAATAGCTGATGATAGGCGTGGGCTAGAATTACTTGATCCAGATTTCGATGCCACTGATTATAAG ATCATTGGGGCATCTGATGAACAAGTGGACGTATTCAATGAAGTTTGGTATAATATGTTACTGAATATTGGAAATGCGTTGAAGG CAATTGAAGTGTTAGAGAAGCAAATCAAGAAGAGGGATGGCGTCCCCTACTTGTGGCGTCTACTA GAGAGGGCATACAAACTAGCTAACAAGCCAGAAGAAAGAATTGCGAACGAGAAGGCCACGGCTTTGGAGAGTCGTTACTTCAATTAA